The proteins below come from a single Serratia ficaria genomic window:
- a CDS encoding DEAD/DEAH box helicase: MTTRQYAQKSIFDLEAIFERSRNNASELEVLLNELTFRNTAKARTLTTKIEQARTALSGHCVVSMSGSSPSARHPGSASTQSSQVSSRDAPATVVQQRPKANPAPVVQQQFGEDQIDLGPPPSFSPTGKSNDAPAILAAWTALEALSPQGYKRPEDMATGDRSRVALLERGVPWGPNARSKPSYKLYFEVVLGSIALDKATDELVKVFGEDEERSRPDGKKAAIGSILIDKEGYVLEDKGVAVSSFAWALKPALDLKLGSLGNWPNVEPRIIEHLDRIVRRHNEDGEAIPIDLDVVLNAYKWLVSQFGVPEHLVEPPTFAIKVFHHFKAKTPPEPSLLNSFYLEDLGEATKLLETGKAGTGLRRYMGIGRPDQKIDVLSPISAVEPFVAPSLMPQARWPSKGGYPLVLLQQAAVNAARAELNDAPGIIGVNGPPGTGKTTLLRDIVVGCILDRATAMCGFNKPQDAFSTTGEKLAFGSNAFLHFYKLHASLRGHEIVVASSNNKAVENVSKELPLKEANGRHEQIAYFRSISDLIANPKRAGYFKAEAEAEGDIPSDPVETWGLIAAALGKSSNRGAFQQSFWWNEDGGFLTYLKAARGLNVLREIKDEQTGEIIDRVMPSVVVNERPSTNEVDALAAWRKARTVFLKLKETVDAEIASIEEMRRDIQALKGATTELQSVEQRRPSLNEAVEEAHQTAESCQREHEKAKSQIEQDKIMLDSHLAGRPGFFSRLFATAAWKSWRSTLQKLSATLQQSVLRAQETDGALELARTEWSNTESQLQQLDQEISSKCQAVSKLKATEAKARNRMGDRIVDERFFEREHEAIHLTAPWLPDEVHRLREDLFAAALTVHKTFIDASASRLQHNLGLLMSGMVAGAFQSSAHRELLPDLWSSLFMVVPTVSTTFASVRTMFGDLPPESIGWLLIDEAGQAVPQAAVGAIMRAKRSIVVGDPLQIPPVVSLPEKLNAEICKFFNIDQIEWSAPAASTQTLADQASRFKSTFVMDVGDREVGLPLLVHRRCQNPMFDVSNSIAYAGQMVHAVGPKKPGSIGSALGRSHWVDINGDAETKWCPDEGEAVVRMLKELAATGITNPDVFIITPFKIIEQNMRRRLDSETDLLRAFGVKLDEWCRDRVGTIHTFQGREADTVILLLGAPKASQQRARQWAASPPNIINVAVSRAKQNLYIVGSAAAWAGAGTSLQVLHRQLAQSA; encoded by the coding sequence ATGACTACAAGGCAGTATGCGCAAAAATCAATCTTCGATCTGGAGGCAATTTTCGAGCGGTCACGCAACAACGCTAGTGAACTTGAAGTGCTGTTGAACGAGCTGACCTTCCGCAACACTGCCAAGGCCCGAACGTTGACAACTAAAATCGAGCAAGCCCGAACTGCACTTAGCGGTCACTGCGTGGTCTCAATGTCGGGTTCCAGTCCATCAGCGCGTCATCCTGGCTCAGCGTCCACGCAATCCTCCCAAGTTTCGTCCCGGGATGCGCCAGCAACGGTAGTGCAACAGCGACCAAAGGCTAATCCAGCTCCTGTCGTGCAACAGCAATTCGGCGAAGACCAGATCGACCTAGGTCCACCCCCCTCTTTCTCTCCAACAGGTAAGTCGAATGATGCACCCGCGATTCTGGCAGCATGGACAGCCCTCGAAGCACTATCGCCTCAAGGTTATAAACGCCCAGAGGATATGGCAACCGGCGACCGCTCCAGGGTTGCTCTATTGGAGCGAGGTGTTCCATGGGGACCAAATGCCCGCAGCAAGCCCAGTTATAAGCTTTATTTCGAGGTCGTCCTCGGCTCCATCGCTCTCGACAAGGCGACGGACGAGCTGGTCAAGGTTTTTGGCGAGGATGAGGAGCGTTCACGCCCGGACGGTAAGAAAGCGGCCATCGGCTCGATCCTGATCGACAAAGAAGGCTATGTGCTTGAGGACAAAGGCGTTGCCGTTTCCAGTTTTGCCTGGGCACTCAAGCCGGCTCTCGATCTGAAGCTTGGGAGCTTAGGGAATTGGCCGAATGTTGAGCCGCGCATTATCGAGCATCTGGATCGAATAGTTCGCCGCCACAACGAGGATGGAGAAGCCATACCGATCGATTTGGATGTCGTTCTTAACGCTTATAAATGGCTTGTGTCTCAGTTCGGTGTACCCGAGCATTTGGTTGAGCCACCCACATTCGCGATTAAGGTGTTTCATCATTTCAAAGCCAAGACGCCGCCTGAACCTTCGTTACTGAATTCTTTCTATCTTGAAGATCTCGGTGAAGCAACTAAATTGCTCGAGACGGGCAAAGCCGGAACCGGTTTGCGCCGCTACATGGGAATTGGCAGGCCTGACCAGAAAATCGACGTGCTATCGCCCATTTCCGCAGTTGAGCCGTTCGTCGCACCGTCGCTCATGCCGCAGGCTCGTTGGCCTTCGAAAGGCGGCTATCCATTGGTACTGCTTCAACAGGCTGCCGTGAATGCGGCGCGTGCTGAGCTGAATGATGCTCCAGGTATCATCGGTGTCAATGGGCCACCGGGTACTGGAAAGACCACTCTTCTGCGAGATATTGTCGTTGGGTGCATTCTTGATCGGGCCACGGCGATGTGCGGCTTCAATAAACCGCAGGATGCCTTTTCCACAACAGGCGAGAAGCTGGCATTCGGTTCCAATGCATTCCTGCACTTCTACAAGTTACATGCATCCTTGAGGGGCCATGAGATCGTCGTAGCCTCCTCCAATAACAAAGCGGTCGAAAACGTCAGTAAAGAGCTTCCTCTCAAGGAAGCCAATGGTCGCCATGAACAGATCGCCTACTTCCGGTCCATCAGCGACCTGATTGCGAATCCCAAACGCGCCGGCTATTTCAAAGCCGAGGCCGAGGCCGAGGGGGACATCCCCTCCGACCCTGTCGAAACCTGGGGATTGATCGCCGCGGCTCTCGGCAAGAGCAGCAACCGAGGCGCGTTCCAGCAAAGTTTCTGGTGGAATGAAGACGGTGGTTTCCTTACCTACCTGAAAGCAGCTCGCGGCTTAAACGTCTTGCGTGAGATCAAGGACGAACAAACTGGCGAAATCATCGATCGCGTGATGCCCAGCGTGGTCGTCAATGAGCGGCCCAGCACCAACGAAGTGGACGCTTTAGCGGCCTGGCGGAAAGCGCGAACCGTTTTCCTTAAACTCAAGGAGACGGTAGACGCTGAAATCGCCAGCATCGAAGAAATGCGACGGGATATCCAGGCGCTCAAGGGAGCGACCACCGAACTTCAAAGTGTGGAACAGCGTCGTCCGAGTCTGAATGAAGCCGTCGAAGAGGCACACCAGACTGCTGAATCCTGCCAACGGGAGCATGAGAAGGCAAAATCGCAGATCGAGCAGGATAAGATCATGCTCGACAGCCATCTTGCTGGCCGTCCAGGTTTCTTCTCCCGTTTGTTCGCGACTGCGGCCTGGAAGTCGTGGAGATCGACACTGCAGAAGCTCTCGGCGACCTTACAGCAATCAGTCTTACGGGCGCAGGAGACAGACGGTGCCCTGGAGCTTGCAAGGACTGAGTGGAGCAATACTGAGTCCCAGTTACAGCAACTCGACCAGGAAATTTCCAGCAAATGTCAGGCTGTCTCGAAATTGAAGGCAACCGAGGCAAAGGCACGAAACCGCATGGGTGACAGGATCGTTGATGAGAGATTCTTCGAGCGCGAGCACGAGGCTATCCACCTGACTGCGCCATGGCTTCCCGATGAGGTTCATCGTCTGCGGGAGGATCTTTTCGCCGCTGCCCTGACTGTGCATAAAACGTTCATCGATGCTTCGGCCAGCCGCTTGCAACACAATCTTGGGCTATTGATGTCGGGCATGGTGGCTGGTGCCTTCCAGTCTTCCGCTCACCGTGAACTTCTCCCTGATCTTTGGTCGAGCCTTTTCATGGTGGTGCCGACTGTGTCCACAACGTTTGCCTCTGTACGGACGATGTTCGGAGATCTGCCACCAGAGAGTATTGGCTGGCTTCTGATTGATGAAGCGGGCCAGGCCGTTCCTCAAGCGGCAGTTGGAGCAATCATGCGGGCAAAACGCTCCATCGTGGTGGGCGACCCGTTGCAAATCCCACCTGTGGTATCGCTACCCGAGAAGCTGAACGCCGAAATCTGCAAGTTCTTCAACATTGACCAGATCGAATGGTCTGCCCCCGCCGCATCTACGCAGACCCTTGCTGATCAGGCATCGCGCTTCAAATCCACCTTCGTCATGGATGTAGGTGATCGAGAAGTCGGGCTGCCACTGCTCGTTCACAGGCGTTGCCAGAACCCAATGTTCGATGTTTCTAACTCCATCGCCTATGCCGGGCAGATGGTCCATGCTGTCGGGCCTAAAAAACCTGGATCTATCGGCTCGGCTTTGGGGAGATCTCACTGGGTGGATATCAATGGCGATGCTGAGACGAAGTGGTGCCCCGACGAGGGCGAAGCGGTTGTACGAATGCTCAAAGAGCTGGCAGCAACGGGCATTACAAATCCGGACGTATTTATCATTACACCATTCAAGATCATAGAGCAGAACATGCGTCGGCGTCTCGACAGTGAAACTGATCTGCTGCGGGCGTTCGGCGTAAAGTTGGATGAGTGGTGCCGTGATCGTGTTGGCACGATCCACACGTTCCAGGGCCGAGAGGCAGACACGGTCATCCTGTTGCTGGGTGCGCCGAAAGCTAGCCAGCAAAGGGCGCGTCAGTGGGCAGCGAGCCCACCAAATATAATCAATGTAGCCGTCTCGCGCGCCAAGCAAAACCTGTATATTGTCGGCTCGGCTGCTGCATGGGCAGGGGCGGGAACTAGTCTGCAGGTCCTGCATCGGCAATTGGCGCAATCAGCCTGA
- the lptG gene encoding LPS export ABC transporter permease LptG, translated as MFGVLDRYIGKTIFNTIIMTLFMLVSLSGIIKFVDQLRKVGQGDYSALGAGMFTLLSVPKDIETFFPMAALLGALLGLGQLATRSELVVMQASGFTRMQIAGSVMKTAIPLVLLTMAIGEWVAPQGDQMARNYRAQQMYGGSLLSTKSGLWAKDGNDFIYIERVSGEKELSGVNIYHFNDQRRLETVRYAATASFEDGVWKLSQVDTSDLTNEKQVTGTQTLTGEWKTNLTPDKLGVVALDPTSLSISGLHNYVKYLKQSGQEANRYQLNMWSKIFSPLSVAVMMLMALSFIFGPLRSVPMGIRVVTGISFGFLFYVLDQIFGPLSLVYNMPPVLGALLPSMLFLLISVYMLLKRR; from the coding sequence ATGTTTGGCGTACTGGACCGTTATATCGGCAAAACGATTTTCAACACCATCATCATGACGCTGTTCATGCTGGTGTCGTTGTCCGGCATCATCAAGTTCGTTGACCAGCTGCGCAAGGTGGGCCAGGGCGATTACTCCGCGCTGGGCGCCGGCATGTTTACCCTGCTGAGCGTGCCGAAAGACATCGAGACCTTCTTCCCGATGGCGGCGCTGCTGGGCGCGCTGCTCGGCCTGGGCCAGTTGGCGACGCGCAGCGAACTGGTGGTGATGCAGGCCTCCGGCTTTACCCGCATGCAGATCGCCGGCTCGGTGATGAAAACCGCCATTCCGCTGGTGTTGCTGACCATGGCGATCGGCGAGTGGGTGGCGCCGCAGGGCGACCAGATGGCGCGCAACTACCGCGCGCAGCAGATGTACGGCGGTTCGCTGCTTTCCACCAAGAGCGGGCTGTGGGCGAAGGACGGCAACGACTTCATCTACATCGAGCGCGTCTCCGGCGAGAAAGAGCTTTCCGGCGTGAACATCTACCACTTCAACGACCAGCGCAGGCTGGAGACGGTGCGCTACGCCGCCACCGCCAGCTTTGAAGACGGGGTGTGGAAGCTTTCGCAGGTGGATACCTCCGACCTGACCAACGAAAAACAGGTGACCGGCACCCAGACGCTGACCGGCGAATGGAAAACCAACCTGACCCCGGACAAGCTGGGCGTGGTGGCGCTGGATCCGACCTCGCTTTCCATCAGCGGGCTGCACAACTACGTGAAGTACCTGAAGCAGAGCGGCCAGGAAGCCAACCGCTACCAGCTGAACATGTGGAGCAAAATCTTCTCGCCGCTTTCCGTGGCGGTGATGATGCTGATGGCGCTGTCGTTCATCTTCGGCCCGCTGCGCAGCGTGCCGATGGGCATCCGCGTGGTGACCGGCATCAGCTTCGGCTTCCTGTTCTACGTGCTGGACCAGATCTTCGGCCCGCTGAGCCTGGTGTACAACATGCCGCCGGTGCTGGGCGCGCTGCTGCCGAGCATGCTGTTCCTGCTGATCAGCGTATATATGCTGCTGAAACGCCGGTAA
- a CDS encoding DNA polymerase III subunit chi: MKQATFYLIEQAEPAGALSAHEAVACAVAAERWRSGKRVLIACESQEQAQRLDEALWQREPHQFVPHNLAGEGPHYGAPVELCWPGKRGNAPRDLLIALLPQFADFATAFHEVVDFVPYEDTLKQLARDRYKAYRSVGFHLTTATPPTH, from the coding sequence ATGAAACAGGCAACGTTCTATCTAATCGAACAGGCGGAACCGGCGGGCGCGCTCAGCGCCCATGAGGCCGTAGCCTGCGCCGTTGCCGCCGAGCGTTGGCGTTCCGGCAAGCGGGTGCTGATCGCCTGCGAGAGCCAGGAACAGGCCCAGCGGCTGGACGAAGCGCTGTGGCAGCGCGAGCCCCATCAGTTCGTGCCGCACAACCTGGCCGGCGAAGGGCCGCACTACGGCGCCCCGGTGGAGCTGTGCTGGCCCGGCAAACGCGGCAATGCCCCGCGCGATCTGCTGATCGCCCTGCTGCCGCAGTTTGCAGATTTTGCTACCGCTTTCCATGAAGTGGTAGACTTCGTCCCTTACGAAGACACCCTGAAACAGTTGGCGCGCGACCGTTACAAAGCCTATCGCAGCGTCGGCTTCCATTTGACCACGGCTACGCCGCCAACTCACTGA
- a CDS encoding KAP family P-loop NTPase fold protein translates to MSKLFFRLATWRARRCAKPNADVIRNERPDGGIGAEAPIRAASEDRLRRAGFAARIADVLSELSLREGRVFAIRGGWGFGKSSLKNLITERLDAKSSGADWLDFNPWQWGDGDSIARALFGQIADRLGGEHSKAALDRAQALRRYGAILTGVSKPLKEAGSSGLLISTVLTNASVIAIASAIGYDLPTVAKVAAVLAFLSVGVPLLGRVLSYLGRDHSGESLDKVRTALEARLRELDRPLVVFVDDIDRLEPEQIRMLLRQVKANANLPNIVFVLLFQPSIVERALDPVADNDGRAFLEKVVQASFDLPAVPTSFVHRMFEEELSEIAGPYATEANGFSQRRWGNACIGCIQPLLRNMRDARRLISSIAVHMPLHVVGDVFEVNIVDFLLLETLRVFEPDLHDALFRERGLVLQEGRFFRDGRREVDQTVAKELLEIVSEERRNIICEALKDLFPPLEWAYGGTNYADGFHRRWLTEKRVCTSRYFPRYFELQTSVGEISERRFVDFLNATATDDELFAEITAVEADGLLNSLVARLDESVDRLPTENAVVLLPGMFRIAEKLAGTNSGSFDSLYVAAWRATSWYLKRISEDIRGGLALEALRKTEALSVASILIHLSDPTDRNEGESGAFEPALDLNTVVAMKAEWLRLIRIRAADGDALIAEPDLISLLYRWKNYTDSMDEPREWVRKAIQTNQGFVTMVTRLMSRGTSHTYGDRVSTQHNSFNKETIDDFIGIDVAKAKCDAINPAQFPEHEEALLTLLRYLEKWLGLRANDISDF, encoded by the coding sequence ATGAGTAAGCTATTTTTTCGTCTGGCGACATGGCGCGCTCGTCGTTGCGCGAAGCCCAATGCTGACGTGATAAGGAACGAAAGGCCAGACGGAGGGATTGGGGCTGAGGCTCCGATTCGGGCAGCATCCGAAGATCGCCTTAGAAGGGCTGGATTCGCGGCTCGTATAGCCGACGTGCTTTCGGAGCTTAGTTTGCGCGAAGGCCGAGTGTTCGCTATTCGTGGGGGATGGGGCTTCGGCAAATCATCACTGAAAAACCTAATCACCGAACGGCTCGATGCTAAGAGCAGTGGAGCGGACTGGCTCGACTTTAACCCATGGCAATGGGGAGACGGTGACTCAATCGCCCGCGCTCTATTTGGCCAGATAGCAGATCGTTTGGGAGGCGAGCATTCGAAGGCAGCACTCGACCGTGCCCAAGCACTGCGACGTTACGGAGCGATCCTTACAGGGGTTAGTAAGCCTCTTAAAGAGGCAGGGAGTTCAGGCCTTCTAATATCGACAGTTCTCACAAACGCCTCGGTTATAGCGATCGCGTCGGCTATTGGATATGACCTTCCGACAGTTGCAAAGGTTGCAGCTGTTCTTGCTTTTCTCTCGGTCGGAGTACCTCTTCTCGGACGCGTGCTATCTTATCTCGGGCGAGACCATAGCGGCGAGTCTCTCGACAAGGTACGCACAGCGCTTGAGGCTCGTCTTCGCGAACTTGACCGGCCGCTGGTTGTCTTCGTCGACGACATTGACCGGCTCGAACCTGAGCAGATCAGGATGTTGCTTCGGCAGGTAAAGGCGAATGCTAATCTACCTAATATTGTTTTTGTGCTCCTGTTCCAGCCCAGTATAGTAGAACGAGCACTAGATCCGGTTGCTGACAATGACGGCCGAGCCTTCCTTGAAAAGGTCGTGCAGGCTAGCTTTGATTTACCGGCCGTACCGACATCTTTCGTGCATCGTATGTTCGAGGAAGAACTCTCTGAAATAGCGGGCCCATACGCGACTGAGGCCAACGGGTTTTCTCAGAGACGCTGGGGTAACGCTTGTATTGGCTGCATCCAGCCCCTCCTTCGCAACATGCGTGATGCACGTCGTCTCATCTCTTCCATTGCTGTACACATGCCACTGCATGTGGTCGGCGATGTGTTCGAGGTGAACATTGTAGATTTCCTGCTTTTGGAAACACTCAGGGTCTTCGAACCTGACCTCCACGATGCTCTGTTCCGTGAGAGAGGATTGGTTCTCCAGGAAGGGCGCTTCTTCCGTGATGGCCGACGGGAGGTGGACCAAACAGTAGCTAAGGAACTTCTGGAGATCGTCTCAGAAGAGCGCCGCAATATCATTTGTGAAGCGCTTAAAGACTTATTTCCTCCCCTCGAATGGGCGTATGGGGGGACGAACTATGCAGACGGCTTCCATCGCCGGTGGTTGACGGAGAAACGAGTATGCACTTCGCGCTACTTCCCACGTTACTTTGAACTGCAGACGTCGGTTGGAGAAATATCTGAGCGCCGTTTCGTTGATTTTCTCAATGCAACAGCGACAGATGACGAGCTCTTTGCTGAAATCACAGCCGTCGAAGCTGACGGGCTGCTGAATTCGCTCGTTGCGAGGCTCGATGAATCCGTCGACCGATTACCAACCGAGAACGCTGTTGTTCTGCTCCCAGGAATGTTCAGAATTGCTGAAAAACTCGCAGGCACGAACAGCGGCTCTTTCGACTCGTTATATGTAGCAGCATGGCGAGCGACAAGTTGGTACTTGAAGCGAATTTCTGAGGATATTCGAGGCGGTTTAGCTCTTGAAGCACTCCGTAAAACTGAAGCGCTATCCGTTGCCTCAATCCTGATCCATCTCAGCGATCCCACCGATCGGAATGAGGGTGAGAGTGGAGCCTTCGAGCCAGCGTTAGATCTCAACACCGTTGTCGCAATGAAAGCTGAATGGTTGCGGTTGATAAGGATCCGCGCAGCAGACGGCGATGCGCTGATTGCTGAACCGGATCTCATATCACTGCTCTATCGCTGGAAAAACTATACAGATTCAATGGACGAACCTCGAGAGTGGGTGAGGAAAGCCATTCAAACCAACCAAGGCTTCGTAACCATGGTCACACGCCTGATGAGCCGAGGTACGAGCCATACTTACGGTGATCGCGTCTCCACGCAGCACAACAGTTTCAATAAAGAGACAATTGACGACTTTATTGGCATTGATGTGGCGAAGGCTAAGTGTGATGCGATTAATCCCGCCCAGTTCCCTGAGCATGAAGAGGCCCTGCTAACGCTGCTTAGATATCTCGAAAAGTGGCTTGGGTTGAGAGCAAACGACATTTCCGATTTCTAG
- the pepA gene encoding leucyl aminopeptidase: protein MEFSVKSGSPEKQRSACIVVGVFEPRRLSPIAEQLDKISDGYISALLRRGELEGKVGQTLLLHHVPNILSERILLIGCGKERELDERQYKQVIQKTINTLNDTGSMEAVCFLTELHVKGRNTYWKVRQAVETAKETLYTFDQLKSNKVEPRRPLRKMVFNVPTRRELTSGERAIQHGLAVASGIKAAKDLGNMPPNICNAGYLASQARQLADAFSTNITTRVIGEQQMKELGMNAYLAVGAGSQNESLMSVMEYKGNPNPDAKPIVLVGKGLTFDSGGISIKPAEGMDEMKYDMCGAATVYGVMRVVAELNLPLNVIGVLAGCENMPGGRAYRPGDVLTTMSGQTVEVLNTDAEGRLVLCDTLTYVERFDPELVIDIATLTGACVIALGHHITGLMSNHNPLAHELIGASEQAGDRAWRLPMADEYYEQLDSNFADMANIGGRPGGAITAACFLSRFTRKYSWAHLDIAGTAWRSGKAKGATGRPVALLSQFLLNRAGLNGDD, encoded by the coding sequence ATGGAGTTCAGTGTAAAAAGCGGTAGCCCGGAAAAACAGCGCAGCGCCTGTATTGTAGTCGGTGTTTTCGAGCCGCGCCGCCTGTCACCTATCGCAGAACAACTCGACAAAATCAGTGATGGTTATATCAGCGCATTGCTGCGCCGTGGCGAACTGGAAGGCAAAGTCGGGCAGACGTTACTGCTGCACCATGTGCCTAACATTCTCTCCGAGCGCATCCTGTTGATCGGCTGTGGCAAAGAGCGCGAGCTCGATGAACGCCAGTACAAACAGGTGATTCAGAAAACCATCAATACCCTCAACGACACCGGCTCCATGGAAGCGGTCTGCTTCCTCACCGAGCTGCACGTGAAAGGCCGCAACACCTACTGGAAGGTGCGTCAGGCGGTGGAAACCGCCAAAGAGACGCTCTACACCTTCGATCAGCTGAAAAGCAACAAGGTCGAGCCGCGCCGCCCGCTGCGCAAAATGGTGTTCAACGTGCCGACCCGCCGCGAGCTCACCAGCGGCGAACGCGCCATCCAGCACGGCCTGGCGGTGGCTTCCGGCATCAAGGCGGCCAAAGATCTCGGCAACATGCCGCCGAACATCTGCAACGCCGGTTACCTGGCCTCGCAGGCGCGCCAGCTGGCGGATGCCTTCAGCACCAACATCACCACCCGCGTCATCGGCGAACAGCAGATGAAAGAGCTGGGGATGAACGCCTACCTGGCGGTTGGCGCAGGTTCGCAGAACGAATCATTGATGTCAGTGATGGAATATAAGGGCAACCCGAACCCGGACGCTAAGCCGATCGTGCTGGTGGGTAAAGGCCTGACCTTCGATTCCGGCGGCATCTCGATCAAGCCGGCCGAAGGCATGGACGAGATGAAGTACGACATGTGCGGCGCCGCGACGGTGTACGGCGTGATGCGCGTGGTGGCGGAGCTGAACCTGCCGCTGAACGTGATCGGCGTGCTGGCCGGCTGTGAAAACATGCCGGGCGGCCGCGCCTATCGCCCGGGCGACGTGCTGACCACCATGTCCGGCCAGACCGTCGAGGTGCTGAACACCGACGCCGAAGGCCGCCTGGTGCTGTGCGACACCCTGACCTACGTCGAGCGCTTCGATCCGGAGCTGGTGATCGACATCGCCACCCTGACCGGCGCCTGCGTGATCGCCCTGGGCCACCACATCACCGGCCTGATGTCGAACCACAACCCGCTGGCGCACGAGCTGATCGGCGCCTCCGAGCAGGCCGGCGACCGCGCGTGGCGCCTGCCGATGGCCGACGAGTACTACGAGCAGCTGGACTCCAACTTCGCCGATATGGCGAACATCGGCGGCCGTCCGGGCGGGGCTATCACCGCAGCCTGCTTCCTGTCGCGTTTCACCCGCAAGTACAGCTGGGCGCACCTGGACATCGCCGGCACCGCCTGGCGCTCCGGCAAGGCCAAAGGCGCCACCGGCCGCCCGGTCGCGCTGCTGTCTCAATTCTTATTGAACAGGGCCGGACTCAACGGCGACGATTAA
- the lptF gene encoding LPS export ABC transporter permease LptF — translation MIIIRYLVRETLKSQIAILFILLLIFFCQNLVRVLGDAVDGDVPTNLVLSLLALGVPKMAQLILPLSLFLGLLMTLGRLYTESEITVMHACGLGKRTLIIAAMILALLTSAVAAVNVFWAGPMASRYQDVVVSEAKANPSIAGLAEGQFKPSQDGNAVLFIGNVKGSTFNDVFLAQLRPNGNQRPSVVVAEHGNIIQQKDGSQVVTLDKGTRFEGTALLRDFRITDFKDYKAVVGHRTVAVDNSEAEQMSMQTLWASEDPDARAEFHWRLTLVLSVVLMALLVVPLSVVNPRQGRVLSMLPAILLYLIFFLLQTSLRSNAGKGKLDPMIWLWTVNAVYFVIALALNLWDTVPMRKLRARLRGAA, via the coding sequence GTGATCATCATAAGATATCTGGTACGGGAAACGCTAAAGAGCCAAATCGCCATCCTGTTCATCCTGCTTCTGATCTTCTTTTGTCAGAATCTGGTCAGGGTGTTAGGCGACGCGGTGGACGGCGATGTCCCGACAAACTTAGTACTTTCTCTGCTCGCATTGGGTGTGCCGAAGATGGCGCAGCTAATCCTGCCTTTAAGCCTGTTTCTCGGCTTGTTGATGACGCTTGGGCGGTTGTATACCGAAAGCGAAATCACCGTTATGCACGCCTGCGGGCTGGGCAAACGCACCCTGATTATCGCCGCCATGATACTGGCGCTGCTCACCTCCGCGGTCGCCGCGGTGAACGTGTTTTGGGCCGGGCCGATGGCCTCGCGCTATCAGGACGTGGTGGTGAGCGAAGCGAAGGCCAACCCGAGCATCGCCGGGCTGGCGGAAGGGCAGTTCAAGCCTTCGCAGGACGGCAACGCGGTGCTGTTCATCGGCAACGTGAAGGGCAGCACCTTCAATGACGTGTTCCTGGCGCAGCTGCGGCCGAACGGCAACCAGCGCCCTTCGGTGGTGGTGGCCGAGCACGGCAACATCATTCAGCAGAAAGACGGCTCGCAGGTGGTGACGCTCGACAAGGGCACCCGCTTCGAGGGCACCGCGCTGCTGCGCGACTTCCGCATTACCGACTTCAAAGACTACAAGGCGGTGGTGGGCCACCGCACGGTGGCGGTGGACAACTCCGAGGCCGAGCAGATGTCGATGCAGACGCTGTGGGCATCCGAGGATCCGGACGCCCGCGCCGAGTTCCACTGGCGCCTGACGCTGGTGCTTTCGGTGGTGCTGATGGCGCTGCTGGTGGTGCCGCTCAGCGTGGTGAACCCGCGCCAGGGCCGCGTGCTGAGCATGCTGCCGGCCATCCTGCTGTATTTGATTTTCTTCCTGCTGCAGACCTCGCTGCGCTCCAACGCCGGCAAGGGCAAGCTGGACCCGATGATCTGGCTGTGGACGGTTAACGCCGTTTACTTCGTCATCGCGCTGGCGCTGAACCTGTGGGATACCGTGCCGATGCGCAAGCTGCGCGCACGCCTGAGAGGAGCGGCCTGA
- a CDS encoding DUF1493 family protein: MVKDSIEEAVLEWYESTYNTKPLFAKSKPVLTLETSLSTGKYPWARETGDEIMQDYFERFKVDSRDFNFLTYWPYEKGLWPNFLRTKSQKVPDVEPKPLTIQMLVESARAGRWIYN, from the coding sequence ATGGTGAAGGACTCAATAGAAGAGGCGGTGCTGGAATGGTATGAAAGCACCTATAATACCAAGCCACTCTTTGCCAAGAGCAAGCCCGTTCTAACGTTGGAAACCAGCCTTTCTACCGGTAAATATCCTTGGGCACGGGAGACTGGGGATGAGATTATGCAGGATTATTTTGAGCGGTTTAAAGTGGATAGCCGTGACTTTAATTTCCTGACGTATTGGCCCTATGAGAAAGGGTTGTGGCCTAATTTTCTGCGTACTAAATCTCAAAAGGTGCCTGATGTAGAACCGAAACCTCTGACGATTCAAATGCTGGTGGAATCGGCGAGGGCTGGGCGGTGGATTTATAATTAA
- a CDS encoding STM2901 family protein, which yields MDTVEELGNTYFYKGMFNLTAGELFFFIFLEEAQKQLGVKDIAVLALIILGQPTQNTRGKPAKTTKGTSILSENLRGWLKIRVSRWPTLTTESIKRLKFSYVNNLGAFVGRWIPILGIVFIMNDVMQIAWKATRNFNLIAREGDKLW from the coding sequence ATGGATACTGTTGAAGAGCTGGGCAATACTTACTTTTACAAAGGGATGTTCAACCTTACCGCTGGAGAGTTATTTTTCTTTATCTTTTTGGAAGAGGCTCAAAAACAGCTTGGTGTTAAAGACATCGCAGTCCTCGCCTTGATTATTTTAGGGCAGCCGACACAAAACACGAGGGGAAAGCCAGCCAAAACAACCAAGGGGACCTCCATTTTGAGTGAAAACCTTAGGGGATGGTTAAAAATTCGTGTGTCGCGATGGCCTACTTTGACGACCGAGAGCATCAAACGTTTGAAGTTCTCTTATGTGAATAATCTTGGCGCTTTTGTCGGCCGTTGGATCCCTATTCTTGGGATTGTTTTCATTATGAATGATGTTATGCAGATTGCATGGAAAGCCACTCGCAACTTCAACTTGATAGCGAGGGAGGGTGACAAGCTATGGTGA